A genome region from Myroides fluvii includes the following:
- a CDS encoding tetratricopeptide repeat protein, with protein sequence MKKYVIVLCLSLFSLVAVQAQNQLEELVKEGIAYHDNGQYEKAIESYQKMLELDPNSSIAYYEIGMSYMYAKQYDLALEYSNKAIERGGRYTVPAIVVKASTLSNQNRVQEAIELLEDTIEKYEADVMVYYNLAICYFKLNNLDGAERALVAGIYDNPLHASSHYMLAVLKESQQLRIESMLSAYFFLLLDQHSARSVKMLQLIEQSFAHGVTVSTEEKNVVNLTIPKGSLEADSKYGMVEMGLVLNAAANFELKIGQDIQGFCDRTTNFLGLLQGVKTENPASMLELDLVFYVPFFNAIREKDVFCNYIYQMTPGGNKQWLDKNEKKVESFQQWMQEWIQEKASELEQQVEEK encoded by the coding sequence ATGAAAAAGTATGTAATCGTTCTGTGTTTATCGCTGTTTTCCCTTGTAGCAGTTCAAGCTCAAAATCAATTGGAAGAATTAGTAAAAGAAGGAATTGCTTATCACGACAATGGACAGTATGAAAAGGCCATTGAGAGTTACCAAAAAATGTTGGAATTAGATCCAAATTCTAGTATTGCATATTATGAAATAGGCATGAGTTATATGTATGCGAAACAATATGATTTAGCCCTTGAATACAGTAATAAAGCAATCGAAAGAGGAGGGAGATATACTGTTCCTGCTATTGTAGTTAAAGCATCGACGTTAAGTAATCAAAATCGCGTACAGGAAGCAATTGAATTATTAGAAGATACGATAGAAAAATATGAGGCAGATGTTATGGTGTATTACAACTTGGCTATCTGTTATTTTAAACTGAATAATCTTGATGGAGCGGAACGGGCTTTAGTAGCGGGTATTTACGATAACCCCCTACATGCTAGTTCGCATTATATGTTGGCTGTTCTAAAAGAAAGTCAGCAGTTGCGCATCGAATCTATGTTGTCCGCTTACTTTTTCTTGTTGTTAGATCAGCATTCGGCACGCAGTGTAAAGATGTTGCAATTGATTGAGCAATCCTTTGCACATGGGGTGACTGTTTCAACAGAGGAGAAAAATGTAGTCAATCTAACAATTCCAAAAGGAAGTTTGGAAGCAGATTCCAAGTATGGAATGGTTGAGATGGGATTAGTGCTCAATGCTGCGGCAAATTTCGAACTGAAAATAGGACAAGATATACAAGGATTCTGTGATAGGACTACTAATTTTTTAGGTTTGTTGCAAGGAGTGAAAACAGAAAATCCAGCTTCTATGTTGGAATTAGACTTAGTGTTTTATGTACCTTTCTTTAATGCAATAAGAGAAAAGGATGTTTTTTGTAACTATATTTATCAGATGACTCCTGGGGGAAATAAACAATGGCTAGATAAAAACGAGAAGAAAGTAGAGTCCTTCCAGCAATGGATGCAAGAGTGGATACAGGAAAAAGCATCCGAGTTAGAACAGCAAGTAGAAGAAAAATAA
- a CDS encoding DUF4265 domain-containing protein: MKEQYEQIAIQYHSEVLEKETEEILWGIVVDAEKNLFQIDNIPFYGPELSCEDVVHATYDEKAKRYQVVHVEQPSGNTTVQVMVLKEKYNREDLYNEILYAQTEIELVDDYYFVINVPAKTDYKNVYAILAALEEEQVISFAEPNLSPKHNADIRK; encoded by the coding sequence ATGAAAGAACAATACGAACAGATTGCCATTCAATATCACAGTGAAGTATTAGAAAAAGAGACAGAAGAGATTTTATGGGGAATTGTAGTTGATGCAGAGAAAAATTTGTTTCAGATAGACAATATTCCGTTCTATGGTCCGGAATTATCTTGCGAAGATGTGGTGCATGCCACCTATGATGAGAAAGCAAAGCGCTATCAAGTGGTACACGTGGAGCAACCTTCTGGAAACACGACAGTTCAAGTGATGGTACTCAAAGAAAAATACAACCGTGAGGATTTGTACAACGAGATTTTATACGCACAAACGGAAATTGAATTAGTAGATGATTATTACTTCGTCATCAATGTCCCTGCAAAAACAGATTACAAAAATGTATATGCCATTCTAGCTGCTTTAGAAGAAGAACAGGTTATTTCTTTTGCTGAGCCTAATTTATCACCAAAGCACAATGCAGATATTAGAAAATAA
- a CDS encoding MBOAT family O-acyltransferase has translation MSLFNIELPTVTLDDVIHWFTFNPKEPLLFNSALFLGMFIVFYVIYIGLRKTFHARLLYVVLFSLFFYYKSSGLYLFILIGSSLMDYTFANTIHHSTNEAKKRFLLTLSVVLNLGLLGYFKYTNFFLDGFNFFADTKFHLDDLILPVGISFYTFQSISYIIEIYRKEIEPTKNFLDYLFFISFFPQLVAGPIVRAKDFIPQIYSNLLVTREQVNEGMLLIIGGLLKKAVISDYISINFVDRVFDAPNSYTAFENLMASYGYAIQIYCDFSGYSDMAIGIALLLGYRLPMNFNLPYQSTSITEFWRRWHISLSTWLKDFLYISVGGNRKGTFGGYFFPGLFFVGIIGWGVYSYNSSIYPLIIGILSLVVFLLTIALSKTKEKSLFTNFNLLTTMLLGGLWHGASLRFIVWGALHGIALAVHKLVMELFPRKKDKPASFVWRVISIILTFHFVTFCWIFFRANSFDTALNIIYNIADLEYDWEAWKTIIMGYKNVFLLIAIGFVWHFIPKRWMAIPHQWFNVAPIFVKSVVLGFVFWVVYATATAGPQPFIYFQF, from the coding sequence ATGAGTCTATTTAATATAGAATTGCCCACTGTAACCTTGGATGACGTGATTCACTGGTTTACATTTAACCCCAAAGAACCCTTGTTGTTTAACTCGGCTTTGTTTTTGGGGATGTTTATTGTTTTCTACGTTATTTATATTGGTCTAAGAAAAACGTTTCATGCCCGCTTATTGTATGTGGTGCTGTTCTCCTTGTTTTTCTATTATAAATCAAGTGGTTTGTACCTCTTCATTTTGATAGGATCATCGTTGATGGATTACACCTTTGCCAATACCATCCACCACAGTACAAATGAGGCGAAAAAGCGATTCTTACTCACCTTAAGTGTGGTGTTAAATCTCGGATTATTAGGCTATTTTAAATATACCAATTTCTTTTTAGATGGATTTAATTTCTTCGCAGATACCAAATTCCATTTAGATGATTTGATTTTACCTGTTGGAATTTCGTTTTATACCTTCCAGTCGATTAGTTATATTATTGAGATTTATCGCAAAGAAATAGAACCCACTAAAAACTTTTTAGACTATCTGTTTTTCATTTCTTTCTTTCCTCAATTGGTCGCTGGACCTATTGTGCGGGCAAAGGATTTTATTCCTCAGATCTACTCCAATCTTTTAGTTACAAGAGAACAGGTAAATGAAGGAATGTTGTTAATTATTGGAGGGCTTTTAAAAAAGGCTGTTATCTCAGATTATATATCCATTAATTTTGTAGATCGCGTATTCGATGCTCCAAATAGTTATACTGCTTTTGAAAATTTAATGGCTTCTTACGGTTATGCCATTCAGATTTACTGTGATTTCTCTGGATATTCTGATATGGCTATTGGTATTGCTTTGCTATTGGGTTATCGCCTGCCGATGAACTTTAATCTGCCTTATCAGTCTACGTCTATTACGGAATTTTGGAGAAGATGGCATATTTCCTTATCTACTTGGCTAAAGGATTTTCTTTATATTTCAGTAGGAGGGAATCGAAAGGGAACGTTTGGAGGATACTTCTTTCCAGGGCTGTTTTTCGTTGGAATTATAGGTTGGGGAGTGTATAGCTACAACTCGAGTATTTACCCTTTGATTATCGGTATTTTATCTTTGGTTGTGTTTCTATTGACCATCGCTTTGTCTAAAACAAAAGAAAAGAGTTTGTTTACCAACTTCAATTTGCTGACCACGATGTTGTTAGGGGGATTGTGGCACGGGGCTAGCTTGCGTTTTATCGTATGGGGGGCTTTACACGGAATTGCTCTAGCTGTACACAAATTAGTGATGGAGTTGTTTCCGCGTAAAAAAGATAAACCCGCTTCTTTTGTATGGCGCGTGATTTCCATTATTTTGACGTTTCACTTTGTTACGTTCTGTTGGATTTTCTTCCGTGCGAATTCATTTGATACGGCATTGAATATCATTTATAATATTGCAGATCTTGAATACGATTGGGAAGCTTGGAAAACAATTATCATGGGATACAAAAATGTATTTTTGTTAATCGCTATTGGATTTGTATGGCATTTTATTCCTAAACGTTGGATGGCTATTCCTCATCAATGGTTTAATGTTGCACCAATCTTTGTTAAATCAGTGGTGTTGGGATTTGTGTTTTGGGTGGTGTATGCAACTGCTACAGCAGGTCCGCAACCCTTTATTTACTTCCAGTTCTAA
- a CDS encoding LysM peptidoglycan-binding domain-containing protein, with protein MKKGSKVMVSLLLLVSTSILAQVQPKDQEDIDTAQVQDTLNEPYKNMIYYPEQLKHFFTSLRELSQGERKKVNIVHIGDSHIQADFFSGKVRNLIQEQFGNGGLGFTFPYQLARTNSNNFVRYSSNSDWENRRNIYPVNGAKVGLSGIALSSSTKDAVIKVDLRESKFAFTRVKLFTPTDELTYRVGTTDRELNLTNTTVAKTSSHKIKAGESLSGIAQKYNTTVAHLKQLNKLKSTAIQAGKTLVIPTKEVERPQLATSVFHPVNYNKQKTFVSFDFPSTTAQFYLYAVAQNESNDLNGLVLENDQPGIVYHTIGVNGARYSDYNKYPLFFEQLEGLEADLIILSLGTNEAFDKIDGASFRKEINRFLMEVKTRNPQTSILVTSPPPSYFSKGKPNTIASTLANEIIINGIEQNYAIWDMYYNLGGTLGLPYLIDEQMLSKDLVHYTIKGYEYTGTLFFEGLMKVYQNYFSTETTQTNESI; from the coding sequence ATGAAGAAAGGGAGTAAAGTTATGGTTTCTCTACTGCTTTTGGTGAGCACGAGTATTTTAGCTCAAGTACAACCAAAAGATCAGGAAGATATAGATACAGCTCAGGTACAAGATACACTAAATGAGCCCTACAAGAATATGATTTATTATCCAGAACAATTAAAACATTTTTTTACTAGCTTGAGAGAATTGAGTCAGGGCGAGCGAAAAAAAGTCAATATTGTTCACATTGGAGATTCGCATATTCAAGCTGATTTTTTTAGTGGAAAAGTGCGCAATTTGATCCAAGAACAGTTTGGAAATGGGGGATTGGGATTTACTTTTCCCTATCAGTTAGCACGTACCAATAGCAATAATTTCGTGCGTTATTCTAGTAATTCTGACTGGGAGAACAGAAGAAATATCTATCCAGTTAATGGCGCTAAAGTAGGGTTGAGTGGCATCGCCTTGTCTTCTAGTACCAAAGACGCAGTGATTAAGGTCGATTTGAGAGAAAGTAAATTTGCTTTCACTAGAGTGAAACTTTTTACCCCTACTGACGAATTGACGTATCGGGTAGGAACAACGGATCGCGAACTGAATTTAACCAATACAACAGTCGCTAAGACGAGTTCACATAAAATTAAAGCTGGAGAATCACTATCGGGTATTGCACAAAAATACAATACCACAGTAGCGCATTTAAAACAATTAAATAAGTTAAAATCTACCGCAATACAAGCAGGTAAAACTTTAGTGATTCCCACAAAAGAAGTTGAACGACCACAGCTTGCTACTTCGGTGTTTCATCCTGTTAATTACAACAAGCAAAAAACGTTTGTTTCTTTTGATTTCCCTAGTACAACAGCACAGTTTTATCTGTATGCTGTGGCTCAAAATGAGTCGAATGACTTAAATGGACTGGTATTAGAAAATGATCAACCGGGAATCGTATACCACACGATTGGCGTTAATGGTGCACGCTATTCAGATTACAACAAGTATCCTTTGTTTTTTGAACAATTAGAAGGACTGGAAGCAGATTTGATTATCTTGTCCTTGGGAACAAATGAAGCTTTTGATAAAATTGATGGAGCGAGTTTTAGAAAGGAGATCAATCGATTTTTGATGGAAGTGAAAACTAGAAACCCGCAAACGTCAATTTTAGTTACCTCACCGCCCCCTAGTTATTTTTCAAAAGGAAAACCCAATACAATAGCAAGTACGTTGGCCAATGAAATTATCATTAATGGCATTGAGCAAAACTATGCGATTTGGGATATGTATTACAACTTAGGAGGCACCCTGGGATTGCCTTATTTGATTGATGAACAAATGTTGTCCAAAGACTTAGTACATTATACCATTAAAGGTTATGAATATACTGGAACCTTGTTTTTTGAAGGATTAATGAAGGTATATCAGAACTATTTTTCAACAGAAACTACACAGACAAATGAGTCTATTTAA
- a CDS encoding SGNH/GDSL hydrolase family protein: protein MIQSLAIVILASGFFLFFKANLPQKIFSEEKPKTSNVVIDSLLLEAIEEEKVAVKGETTPASDTEEGEVLVIQEEDLFSNEGEASFKGMVFLDYFFSRLYQVEMENQGRARIAYYGDSMTDGDMIVQDLRKNYQDKYGGSGVGFIQITSESSQSRGSVTHKYSPNWKVQSYLNVKNPRKPFGVGGQVFFVKDTVRPTWVSYQAGNIRNMTTLNNPTLYYGRSTNTRGTVEVIMQKDTLRKSLNAATALNKLKLTGGSSIKQLKLQFLHADSIPLYGIDVSSPTGVQVDNFSSRGNSGLPLSLFNVAVMQKFQKELDYSLIILHYGTNVLNYGSHNYSWYTKQMNKVVSHLRQCFPKASILVISTADKSTKYDLTMATDSAVTPLMRAQRKYAMESKTGFFNLYEAMGGKGSMVQWVEGSPAKANKDYTHFNFRGAQTVSALIFKQLEEGYATYKKEKGGETRQRGRSNLNEDSLHRNKVQKEIDTVSNEERE from the coding sequence ATGATACAGTCATTAGCCATTGTTATATTGGCTAGTGGCTTTTTTTTATTCTTTAAGGCAAATTTGCCTCAAAAGATTTTTTCGGAAGAAAAACCCAAAACGAGCAATGTGGTAATTGACAGCTTGTTATTGGAGGCAATTGAAGAGGAAAAAGTAGCCGTAAAAGGAGAAACTACTCCTGCTTCTGATACAGAAGAAGGAGAAGTACTTGTCATTCAAGAAGAAGATTTGTTTTCCAATGAAGGGGAAGCAAGCTTTAAAGGAATGGTCTTTTTGGATTACTTCTTTAGCCGTTTGTACCAAGTAGAGATGGAAAATCAAGGACGTGCGCGTATCGCCTATTATGGAGATTCTATGACAGATGGTGATATGATTGTTCAAGATTTGCGCAAAAATTACCAAGATAAATACGGGGGTTCTGGGGTTGGATTTATCCAAATTACGTCGGAGTCTTCTCAATCTAGGGGATCTGTGACGCATAAGTATTCGCCAAATTGGAAGGTTCAGTCTTATTTAAATGTAAAAAATCCACGCAAACCGTTTGGTGTAGGTGGACAAGTGTTCTTTGTTAAAGACACCGTAAGACCTACCTGGGTAAGTTATCAAGCAGGTAATATACGCAATATGACGACGCTGAATAACCCAACATTGTATTATGGTAGATCGACTAATACACGCGGTACAGTTGAGGTTATTATGCAAAAAGATACCCTTCGAAAATCCTTAAATGCCGCTACAGCATTGAATAAACTGAAATTGACCGGAGGAAGTTCAATCAAACAATTGAAATTGCAATTTCTTCATGCGGATTCGATTCCGTTATATGGTATCGATGTTAGTAGTCCAACGGGGGTACAGGTAGATAATTTTTCAAGCCGCGGAAACTCCGGATTACCTTTATCTTTATTCAACGTAGCTGTCATGCAGAAATTCCAAAAAGAATTGGATTATAGCTTGATTATCTTACATTATGGAACCAATGTATTAAATTATGGATCACATAATTACAGTTGGTATACCAAACAAATGAATAAAGTCGTTAGTCATTTAAGACAGTGTTTTCCAAAAGCATCCATCTTAGTTATTTCTACAGCTGATAAGTCGACGAAATATGATTTGACCATGGCAACTGATTCAGCGGTAACCCCATTGATGCGTGCACAGCGCAAGTATGCAATGGAATCCAAAACGGGTTTTTTCAATTTATATGAGGCGATGGGAGGAAAAGGTTCGATGGTTCAATGGGTAGAAGGATCACCAGCGAAAGCTAATAAAGATTACACCCACTTTAATTTTAGAGGTGCACAAACGGTATCTGCTTTAATTTTTAAACAATTAGAAGAAGGATACGCTACGTATAAAAAAGAAAAAGGAGGGGAAACTAGACAAAGAGGGAGAAGTAATTTGAATGAAGATTCCCTACATAGAAATAAAGTTCAAAAAGAAATAGATACGGTGTCCAATGAAGAAAGGGAGTAA